In a genomic window of Scyliorhinus torazame isolate Kashiwa2021f chromosome 5, sScyTor2.1, whole genome shotgun sequence:
- the LOC140419522 gene encoding uncharacterized protein: MLHQRVHTDERPFRCSQCGTGFRRSSQLTVHQRIHSGERPFICSKCGRRFTQLSDLLTHKRIHTGEKPFTCSECGKGFTTSFTLLRHHRVHTDKRPFKCSDCGKGFKSSWELMYHQRVHTDEKPFRCSRCGTGFRRSSQLTDHRRIHTGTRPFTCSECGKGFTQSSNLLTHQRVHTGERPFTCSQCGNAFTTSSSLLRHQRVHK; the protein is encoded by the coding sequence ATGctgcatcaacgtgttcacactgacgagagaccgttcaggtgctctcagtgtgggactgggttcagacgatcatcccaactcactgtacaccagaggattcacagcggggagaggccatttatctgctccaagtgtggaaggagattcactcagttatctgacCTGCTGACAcacaagagaattcacactggggagaaacccttcacctgctccgagtgtgggaagggattcactacttcattcaccctgctgagacaccaccgagttcacacagacaagagaccttttaaatgttcagactgtgggaagggctttaaaagttcctgggaactgatgtaccatcaacgtgttcacactgacgagaagccATTCAGATGCTCTCGCTGTGGGACTGGCTTCAGACGATCATCACAACTCACTGACCACCGCCGAATTCACACTGGCacaagacctttcacctgctccgagtgtgggaagggattcactcagtcatccaacctgctgacccaccagcgagttcacactggggagaggccgttcacctgctcccagtgtgggaacgctttcacaacctcatccagcctgctgagacatcagcgagttcataaataa